One window from the genome of Lachancea thermotolerans CBS 6340 chromosome B complete sequence encodes:
- a CDS encoding KLTH0B00110p (similar to uniprot|P25596 Saccharomyces cerevisiae YCL073C and similar to uniprot|P36173 Saccharomyces cerevisiae YKR106W): MIRVASTIKILRSINTNHKMITGGIKAYELKEEKFDVTEHDIESVADSNKSSKLGSGFLKVKEMEIMSSTCSGKSARAALLASAFLCGFGYYLDYITRSVYTGYATSSYNEHALLSTIQVINSVISIAAQIIFAQLSDIFGRLQLFLVGTVLYIVGTIIQCEARDIRTYAVGAAFYNSGYVGVSILLIIVLSDLSPSKWRLLFQFATSWPCIIICWISGDIVQSANPAKNWRFDIGMWAFLFPISALPFIIFLLYFTRQASKTAEWKEIQGDNKEPSVRIVYWIKSIYSNIDVVGTSLVTVSLGCILVPLTLAGGISDDWNKPGIIATIVVGFVSFMFFLAWDIKFAKNAVLPFKLLKDRGVWASLAAALLEKLIYATISDYLYPVLLVSVNESSKSATRILWLPTFVACTGSIFFGLLVVRTKRLKIYSIIGVCLWILSIGLFYHYRGGASSHSGIIGASVVLGTGSAIFTQSLIVNLQTMTSHKNMASITGLYFMFAQIGSASGASISGAIWTQTMYKQLYKRLEDSSLAATAFSSPYEFIELYPWGTPERTQMIYAYREVQKKTMLVSLVLTGPLFLLILFTKDRKLGDNVTAETTQSDEDPMLTWILKRFNKIKAGWKQKSQS; this comes from the coding sequence ATGATAAGAGTGGCTAGCACAATAAAAATACTACGTAGCATCAATACAAATCATAAAATGATCACTGGTGGCATTAAAGCTtatgagctcaaagaagaaaagtttgatgTAACAGAGCATGATATTGAATCGGTAGCAGATTCTAATAAAAGCTCTAAATTGGGATCcggctttttgaaagtcaaagaaatgGAAATTATGAGCTCAACGTGCTCAGGAAAATCGGCAAGAGCCGCTCTTCTTGCAtctgcttttctttgtggGTTTGGGTACTACCTGGATTACATTACACGGTCTGTGTATACGGGATATGCTACTAGCTCATACAATGAGCACGCACTCCTTTCAACCATCCAGGTTATTAATAGCGTAATCAGCATCGCAGCTCAAATTATATTTGCACAGCTCTCTGATATTTTCGGTAGACTTCAATTGTTTTTGGTGGGTACAGTTCTGTACATTGTTGGTACTATTATTCAGTGCGAAGCTCGTGATATAAGGACTTATGCAGTAGGTGCGGCATTTTACAACTCAGGCTATGTTGGGGTGTCCATTCTACTAATAATAGTATTATCTGATCTGTCGCCATCCAAGTGGAGGTtactctttcaatttgCTACATCCTGGCCCTGCATTATAATATGCTGGATATCTGGAGACATCGTACAGTCCGCTAATCCCGCGAAGAACTGGCGATTTGATATAGGAATGTGggcttttttgtttcccaTATCAGCCTTACCTTTTATTATTTTCCTGCTCTATTTCACCCGCCAAGCATCGAAAACAGCAGAATGGAAAGAAATTCAAGGCGATAATAAAGAACCAAGCGTACGCATTGTGTATTGGATAAAGAGCATTTATTCTAATATCGATGTTGTTGGGACATCCCTTGTCACTGTCTCTCTGGGGTGTATACTAGTTCCACTCACGCTGGCGGGCGGGATTTCCGATGACTGGAATAAACCTGGAATTATTGCAACAATTGTCGTTGGTTTCGTTTCAtttatgttttttttggcttggGATATAAAGTTTGCCAAGAATGCAGTACTTCCTTTCAAGTTATTGAAAGACCGGGGAGTTTGGGCTTCGTTGGCAGCAGCGCTATTGGAGAAACTGATTTATGCTACAATTTCCGATTATTTGTACCCTGTGTTGTTAGTTTCTGTTAATGAATCCAGCAAGTCGGCCACAAGGATTTTATGGCTTCCAACCTTTGTTGCATGCACAGGTTctattttctttggcttACTAGTAGTCCGCACAAAACGACTAAAGATCTACTCTATAATTGGGGTATGCCTCTGGATACTTTCCATTGGGCTTTTTTACCATTACAGGGGTGGAGCCAGTTCGCATAGTGGTATTATTGGCGcttctgttgttttggGGACTGGCAGTGCAATTTTTACCCAGTCTTTAATTGTGAATCTTCAAACTATGACCTCTCACAAAAACATGGCTAGTATTACCGGTCTTTATTTCATGTTTGCTCAAATTGGCAGTGCTTCTGGAGCCTCTATATCCGGAGCAATTTGGACGCAGACAATGTACAAGCAACTTTACAAGCGGCTCGAAGACAGCAGCCTTGCGGCGACCGCGTTCTCTTCTCCGTACGAATTCATAGAACTGTATCCTTGGGGGACACCTGAAAGGACCCAAATGATCTATGCTTACCgggaagttcaaaagaaaacaatgCTTGTAAGCCTCGTCTTGACTGGTCCTTTGTTTCTGTTGATTCTGTTTACAAAGGATAGAAAACTGGGTGACAATGTCACTGCAGAAACAACTCAATCAGACGAAGATCCCATGCTGACATGGATTCTCAAAAGGTTCAATAAAATAAAAGCTGGTTGGAAGCAGAAGTCTCAATCTTAG